From Martelella sp. AD-3, a single genomic window includes:
- the repA gene encoding plasmid partitioning protein RepA, with protein sequence MSETAAYNAIGDTAAKIEDYTDRLSAELQAMRHRIYPPEARKQFTRTFSTLDLVKLLNVPESTLRAMTIDGKGPQPSRADNNRRIYQVGQLLELRQFLADRRPDDALRLWPRRRDGEKLQVVATANFKGGSSKTTTSIHLSHYLALQGYRVLCIDLDPQASMTSIFGLQPEFDVGENETVYAALRYDNERRSLADVIRESYFPGIDLIPGNLELMDFEFDTPAYLAQRERDELGLFFERLKNAIASVEGEYDFVVLDTPPSLGYATLAALYAATGLIVTVHPAMLDVASCNQFLIMISDLADTLAQFGARFDHDFLKFLMTRVNPNDGPQKYMSGVMRRLFEDDVLVYEAIESTAIAGAGVAKKSLYELESGEVGREALKRAIESADNVNGEILALLQNVWGRAP encoded by the coding sequence ATGAGCGAAACGGCCGCATATAACGCGATCGGCGACACAGCGGCAAAGATCGAGGATTATACGGATCGGCTTTCCGCCGAACTGCAGGCGATGCGTCACCGCATCTATCCGCCGGAAGCGCGCAAGCAGTTCACGCGCACCTTCTCGACCCTCGATCTCGTCAAGCTGCTCAATGTGCCCGAAAGCACCTTGAGGGCAATGACCATCGATGGCAAGGGCCCGCAGCCTTCGCGTGCGGATAATAACCGGCGCATTTACCAGGTCGGGCAGCTCCTCGAACTCCGGCAGTTTCTGGCAGACCGCCGTCCGGACGATGCGCTGAGGCTATGGCCGCGCCGCAGGGATGGGGAAAAGCTGCAGGTCGTCGCCACCGCGAATTTCAAGGGCGGCAGTTCCAAGACCACGACCTCGATCCACCTGTCACATTATCTGGCGCTGCAGGGTTACCGTGTGCTCTGCATCGACCTCGATCCGCAGGCATCGATGACCTCGATCTTCGGGCTTCAGCCGGAATTCGATGTCGGCGAGAACGAAACCGTCTATGCGGCGCTGCGCTATGACAATGAGCGCCGGTCGCTCGCCGATGTCATCCGCGAGAGCTATTTTCCCGGCATCGATCTCATCCCGGGCAATCTGGAACTGATGGATTTCGAATTCGATACGCCGGCCTATCTCGCCCAGCGCGAGCGGGACGAACTCGGCCTGTTTTTCGAGCGACTGAAGAACGCGATCGCCTCGGTCGAAGGCGAGTATGATTTCGTGGTGCTCGATACGCCGCCCTCGCTCGGCTACGCGACGCTGGCCGCGCTTTACGCGGCGACCGGCCTGATCGTGACGGTTCATCCGGCGATGCTGGACGTTGCCTCCTGCAACCAGTTCCTGATCATGATTTCCGATCTCGCCGATACGCTCGCCCAGTTCGGTGCCCGGTTCGATCACGATTTCCTGAAATTCCTGATGACCCGGGTCAATCCCAATGATGGCCCGCAGAAGTACATGTCGGGCGTGATGCGTCGGCTCTTCGAGGACGATGTCCTGGTTTACGAGGCGATCGAATCGACGGCGATCGCCGGCGCCGGCGTCGCCAAGAAGTCGCTCTACGAGCTGGAAAGCGGCGAAGTCGGGCGCGAGGCGCTGAAACGCGCGATCGAAAGCGCCGACAATGTGAATGGCGAGATTCTCGCCCTTCTGCAGAACGTATGGGGCAGGGCGCCATGA